The following proteins come from a genomic window of Micromonospora echinofusca:
- the pyk gene encoding pyruvate kinase, with translation MGVTRRAKIVCTLGPATSSPERIRGLVEAGMNVARLNFSHGSHEDHEAVYRLVREAADAAGRPVAVLADLQGPKIRLGRFADGPHEWRTGDSVVITGDDVLGTKERVSCTYRKLPQEVKPGDRLLIDDGRVAVEVTEVTGNDIRCLVTEGGPVSNNKGVSLPNVAVSVPAMSEKDAEDLRFALGLGVDLIALSFVRSAEDIKLVHGIMAEEGVHRPVLAKVEKPEAVDCLEQIVLAFDGVMVARGDLGVELPLDQVPLVQKRAVQLCRENAKPVIVATQMLDSMIENSRPTRAEASDVANAVLDGADAVMLSGETSVGKYPVLTVSTMAKIITTTEAGSIGVPRLQHDPRTHGGALTVAASSIARAIGAKAMVAFSQTGDTVKRLSRLHCDLPLLAFTPVPEVRNQLALCWGVETFLMPFVEHTDDMFRQVDQALLGLDRANPGDYVVIVAGSPPGTPGSTNTLRVHQLGSLVDAASARALQ, from the coding sequence ATGGGCGTGACACGCCGCGCGAAAATCGTCTGCACTCTAGGGCCCGCCACCTCGTCGCCGGAGCGGATCCGCGGCCTCGTCGAGGCCGGCATGAACGTGGCCCGGCTCAACTTCAGCCACGGCAGCCACGAGGACCACGAAGCGGTCTACCGGCTGGTCCGCGAGGCCGCCGACGCCGCCGGCCGGCCGGTGGCCGTGCTCGCCGACCTCCAGGGCCCGAAGATCCGGCTCGGCCGGTTCGCCGACGGCCCGCACGAGTGGCGCACCGGCGACTCCGTCGTCATCACCGGCGACGACGTCCTCGGTACCAAGGAGCGGGTCTCCTGCACCTACCGCAAGCTTCCGCAGGAGGTCAAGCCCGGCGACCGGCTGCTGATCGACGACGGCCGGGTCGCCGTCGAGGTCACCGAGGTCACCGGCAACGACATCCGCTGCCTGGTCACCGAGGGCGGCCCGGTCTCCAACAACAAGGGCGTCTCGCTGCCCAACGTGGCGGTCAGCGTGCCGGCCATGTCCGAGAAGGACGCCGAGGACCTGCGTTTCGCGCTCGGTCTGGGCGTGGACCTGATCGCGCTCTCCTTCGTCCGCTCGGCGGAGGACATCAAGCTGGTGCACGGCATCATGGCCGAGGAGGGCGTGCACCGGCCGGTGCTCGCCAAGGTCGAGAAGCCCGAGGCGGTCGACTGCCTGGAGCAGATCGTGCTGGCCTTCGACGGTGTCATGGTCGCCCGCGGCGACCTCGGCGTCGAGCTGCCGTTGGACCAGGTCCCGCTCGTGCAGAAGCGCGCCGTGCAGCTCTGCCGGGAGAACGCCAAGCCGGTCATCGTGGCCACCCAGATGCTCGACTCCATGATCGAGAATTCCCGCCCGACCCGCGCCGAGGCCTCCGACGTGGCCAACGCCGTGCTCGACGGCGCGGACGCGGTGATGCTCTCCGGCGAGACCAGCGTCGGCAAGTACCCGGTGCTCACCGTCAGCACCATGGCGAAGATCATCACCACCACCGAGGCCGGCTCGATCGGGGTGCCGCGCCTTCAGCACGACCCCCGTACGCACGGTGGCGCGCTCACCGTCGCCGCCTCCTCGATCGCCCGGGCCATCGGCGCCAAGGCGATGGTCGCCTTCTCGCAGACCGGTGACACCGTCAAGCGGCTCTCCCGGCTGCACTGCGACCTGCCGCTGCTGGCCTTCACCCCGGTGCCCGAGGTGCGCAACCAGCTCGCCCTCTGCTGGGGCGTGGAGACGTTCCTGATGCCGTTCGTCGAGCACACCGACGACATGTTCCGGCAGGTCGACCAGGCGCTGCTCGGGCTCGACCGGGCCAACCCCGGCGACTACGTGGTGATCGTCGCCGGCAGCCCGCCCGGCACCCCCGGCTCGACCAACACGCTGCGCGTACACCAGCTCGGGTCGCTGGTCGACGCGGCGTCGGCGCGGGCCTTGCAGTGA
- a CDS encoding aldo/keto reductase gives MANDAGKQPAKASGTYRIGGDLQVHRLGYGAMQLTGPGVWGDPKDPAEAVRVLRRAYELGVTFIDTADSYGPFVSEMLIREALHPYADDLVIATKAGLTRSGPNDWRPVGRPEYLRQQCELSLRHLGLDSIGLYQLHRIDPQVPLADQLGELALLKQEGKIRHIGLSEVSVEQIEAARAITPIASVQNLYNLADRSAEAVLEHCERNDLAFIPWFPIATGDLARPGGPLDEISTGHGATPAQLALAWLLRRSPVVLPIPGTSSVAHLEENVAAAEVRLTDDEYAALAKAA, from the coding sequence ATGGCGAACGACGCCGGCAAGCAGCCCGCGAAGGCCTCGGGGACGTACCGGATCGGGGGCGACCTCCAGGTCCACCGGCTCGGCTACGGGGCGATGCAGCTCACCGGCCCGGGTGTGTGGGGCGACCCGAAGGACCCGGCCGAGGCCGTACGGGTGCTGCGCCGGGCGTACGAGCTGGGCGTGACGTTCATCGACACGGCCGACTCCTACGGGCCCTTCGTCAGCGAGATGCTGATCCGGGAGGCGCTGCACCCGTACGCCGACGACCTGGTCATCGCGACCAAGGCCGGTCTGACCCGCTCCGGCCCCAACGACTGGCGTCCGGTGGGGCGCCCGGAATACCTGCGCCAGCAGTGCGAGCTGAGCCTGCGGCACCTCGGCCTGGACAGCATCGGGCTCTACCAGCTGCACCGGATCGACCCGCAGGTGCCGCTCGCCGACCAGCTCGGGGAGCTGGCCCTGCTCAAGCAGGAGGGCAAGATCCGGCACATCGGCCTGTCCGAGGTGAGCGTCGAGCAGATCGAGGCGGCCCGCGCCATCACCCCGATCGCCTCCGTGCAGAACCTCTACAACCTGGCGGACCGCAGCGCGGAGGCCGTCCTGGAGCACTGCGAGCGCAACGACCTCGCGTTCATCCCCTGGTTCCCGATCGCCACCGGCGACCTGGCCCGGCCGGGCGGCCCGCTGGACGAGATCAGCACCGGGCACGGCGCGACGCCCGCGCAGCTCGCCCTCGCCTGGCTGCTGCGCCGGTCGCCGGTTGTGCTGCCGATCCCGGGCACGTCGTCGGTGGCGCACCTGGAGGAGAACGTGGCCGCCGCCGAGGTGCGGCTGACCGACGACGAGTACGCGGCCCTCGCCAAGGCCGCCTGA
- a CDS encoding YciI family protein — MTGVPQVDFALDTYECIVLYPGAAGRALPAETVQRLQAEHLAHMQALQRRGIILIAGSVDGPAREPDPPIGFGLARTGSVDDVRSVMEADPAVQAGLYRVDVMTFLCPEGSLEFPLVKTQS; from the coding sequence ATGACGGGAGTGCCGCAGGTCGACTTCGCGCTCGACACGTACGAGTGCATCGTGCTGTATCCCGGCGCGGCCGGGCGGGCGCTGCCGGCGGAGACGGTGCAGCGGTTGCAGGCCGAGCACCTCGCGCACATGCAGGCCCTGCAACGACGGGGGATCATCCTGATCGCCGGCTCGGTCGACGGCCCGGCCCGCGAACCGGACCCGCCGATCGGCTTCGGCCTGGCCCGCACCGGCTCGGTGGACGACGTGCGCAGCGTGATGGAGGCCGACCCGGCCGTGCAGGCGGGGCTCTACCGGGTGGACGTGATGACCTTCCTCTGCCCGGAGGGCTCGCTGGAGTTCCCGCTGGTCAAGACACAGAGCTGA
- a CDS encoding acyl-CoA thioesterase, giving the protein MSDADVAVGQAAVDQLLEVLDLDHTGGMTFRGMSPPVGPQRVYGGQVAGQALVAAGRTVDPARFVHSLHGYFVRPGDPAEPIVYEVENVRDGRSFSVRRSVALQHDKPIFFMSASFQRTEEGLDHQAPTPPDVPGPDEVPTMTDRLARYPERLGIWAQIPRPIDVRYVGEPGWVRPGDRPADPHQRVWMRIDGKLPDDPLLHACALTYASDLTLLDSVLSVHGEVWGPGGVVGASLDHALWFHRPFRADDWFLYDCWSPSASGARGLATGRMFTTEGHHIASAVQEGLLRRVGD; this is encoded by the coding sequence GTGAGCGACGCGGACGTCGCGGTCGGGCAGGCCGCGGTCGACCAGCTCCTGGAGGTGCTCGACCTGGACCACACCGGCGGGATGACCTTCCGGGGGATGAGCCCCCCGGTCGGTCCCCAGCGGGTGTACGGCGGCCAGGTCGCCGGCCAGGCGCTGGTCGCCGCCGGACGCACCGTCGACCCGGCCCGCTTCGTGCACTCTCTGCACGGCTACTTCGTCCGCCCGGGCGACCCCGCCGAGCCGATCGTGTACGAGGTCGAGAACGTCCGCGACGGCCGCTCGTTCTCGGTGCGCCGCTCGGTGGCGCTCCAGCACGACAAGCCGATCTTCTTCATGTCGGCGTCGTTCCAGCGCACGGAGGAGGGCCTGGACCACCAGGCCCCCACCCCGCCGGACGTGCCGGGCCCGGACGAGGTCCCGACGATGACCGACCGGCTCGCCCGCTACCCGGAGCGGCTCGGCATCTGGGCGCAGATCCCGCGCCCGATCGACGTCCGCTACGTGGGCGAGCCCGGCTGGGTACGCCCCGGCGACCGGCCCGCCGACCCGCACCAGCGGGTCTGGATGCGCATCGACGGCAAGCTGCCCGACGATCCACTGCTGCACGCCTGCGCGCTGACGTACGCCTCCGACCTGACGCTGCTGGACTCGGTGCTGTCGGTGCACGGCGAGGTCTGGGGCCCGGGCGGCGTGGTCGGGGCCAGCCTCGACCACGCGCTGTGGTTCCACCGGCCGTTCCGCGCCGACGACTGGTTCCTCTACGACTGCTGGAGCCCGTCGGCGTCCGGCGCCCGAGGGCTCGCCACCGGGCGCATGTTCACCACCGAGGGGCACCACATCGCCAGCGCCGTGCAGGAAGGGCTGCTGCGCCGCGTCGGCGACTGA
- a CDS encoding RrF2 family transcriptional regulator, protein MRLSARVDYALRAVAELASVTGEAASGRSRPVTADQIARAQEIPPKFLESILLQLRRGGIVQAQRGPEGGYWLARPAGKISLAEVIRVIDGPLAHVRGQRPEELGYHGAARALQEVWIALRASEREILELVTVADVAGGTLPGRVVELAADPRAWT, encoded by the coding sequence ATGCGCCTCTCCGCCCGGGTCGACTACGCCCTCCGCGCGGTCGCCGAGCTCGCCTCGGTGACCGGCGAAGCCGCGTCCGGGCGAAGCCGGCCCGTGACCGCCGACCAGATCGCCCGCGCCCAGGAGATCCCGCCGAAGTTCCTGGAGAGCATCCTGTTGCAGCTGCGCCGGGGCGGCATCGTGCAGGCTCAGCGCGGCCCGGAGGGCGGCTACTGGCTGGCCCGCCCGGCCGGGAAGATCTCCCTGGCCGAGGTGATCCGGGTGATCGACGGGCCGCTCGCGCACGTGCGCGGGCAGCGGCCCGAGGAGCTGGGCTACCACGGGGCCGCCCGGGCTCTCCAGGAGGTGTGGATCGCCCTGCGGGCCAGTGAGCGCGAGATCCTGGAACTGGTCACCGTCGCCGACGTGGCCGGCGGCACCCTGCCGGGCCGGGTCGTCGAGCTGGCCGCCGACCCCCGCGCCTGGACCTGA
- a CDS encoding LLM class flavin-dependent oxidoreductase, with amino-acid sequence MINVPLSVLDLAPVAAGATAGAALRHTTELARRTEELGYRRFWVAEHHNMPAIASSAPAVLLAHLAAHTSTIRLGSGGVMLPNHAPLVVAEQFGTLEALHPGRIDLGIGRAPGTDQVTALALRRTMEGLSAEGFPRELADLMNYFSGERPGPITATPGLGEQPAVWLLGSSGFNAQLAGLLGLPFSFAHHFSAQNTVPALALYRQHFRPSKWLDAPYAMVAVNAVCADTDERAEWLAGPAALSFLRLRSGRPEPLSTPDEAAAYPYTQAEREFVRQRRDGQATGSPETVRRQLDELLARTGADELMLTTLVYDVADRVRSYELIAERVAGGLRREG; translated from the coding sequence GTGATCAACGTACCGCTGTCTGTTCTCGATCTCGCCCCCGTCGCGGCCGGCGCCACCGCCGGCGCGGCGCTGCGGCACACCACCGAGCTGGCCCGACGCACGGAGGAACTCGGGTACCGCCGGTTCTGGGTGGCCGAGCACCACAACATGCCGGCGATCGCGAGTTCCGCCCCGGCGGTGCTGCTCGCGCACCTGGCGGCGCACACGTCGACGATCCGGCTCGGCTCGGGCGGGGTGATGCTGCCCAATCACGCCCCGCTGGTGGTGGCCGAGCAGTTCGGCACGCTGGAGGCGCTGCACCCGGGCCGCATCGACCTGGGCATCGGCCGCGCCCCGGGCACCGACCAGGTGACCGCGCTGGCGCTGCGCCGGACGATGGAGGGGCTGTCGGCGGAGGGCTTCCCCCGGGAGCTGGCGGACCTGATGAACTACTTCAGCGGTGAGCGGCCGGGCCCGATCACGGCCACCCCGGGCCTGGGCGAGCAGCCGGCGGTCTGGCTGCTCGGCTCCAGCGGGTTCAACGCCCAGCTGGCGGGGCTGCTGGGCCTGCCGTTCTCCTTCGCGCACCACTTCAGCGCGCAGAACACGGTTCCCGCCCTGGCGCTGTACCGGCAGCACTTCCGGCCGTCGAAGTGGCTGGACGCGCCGTACGCGATGGTGGCCGTCAACGCGGTCTGCGCCGACACCGACGAGCGGGCGGAGTGGCTGGCGGGGCCGGCGGCGTTGTCGTTCCTGCGGCTGCGTTCGGGTCGGCCGGAGCCGCTGTCGACGCCGGACGAGGCGGCGGCGTACCCGTACACGCAGGCCGAGCGCGAGTTCGTGCGCCAGCGCCGCGACGGGCAGGCGACGGGTTCGCCCGAGACCGTACGACGGCAGCTCGACGAGCTGCTGGCGCGCACCGGCGCCGACGAGCTGATGCTGACCACGCTGGTGTACGACGTGGCCGACCGGGTGCGCTCGTACGAGCTGATCGCCGAGCGGGTGGCCGGTGGCCTGCGCCGCGAGGGCTGA
- a CDS encoding pyridoxal-dependent decarboxylase, with product MAEHMTPDEFRRAGHAVVDWIADYWATLERRPVTSQDPPGTVAARLPAGPPEHGEPVEAVLADLDTLITPELTHWQHPGFFGYFPANTSGPSVLGDLVSAGLGVQGMLWATGPACTELETVLLDWLADLLDLPKRFRSGTAGGGVIQDSASSATLVATLVALHRAGGGRWREVGIDRRYRAYASTQGHSSIEKAARIAGLGAEGVRPVEVDPRTQAMSPAALRAAIEADVAAGVVPAIVVATVGTTSTTAIDPLPEIGAICAEYGIFLHVDAAYAGAAAVCPELRFGHAGLEYADSYCFDPHKWLLTGFDCDAFWVADTAELIEALSVLPEYLRNAATESGAVIDYRDWQVPLGRRFRALKLWFVLRWYGAEGLRAHIRSGVALAARFADRVRADDRFTLVGAHPYALVCFRLEADDEVNAELLARVNATGRVHLTHTRVNGRYTLRLAVGSPHTTEVHVDEAWTLLTDAANALLPH from the coding sequence GTGGCTGAGCACATGACCCCGGACGAGTTCCGACGCGCCGGACACGCCGTCGTGGACTGGATCGCCGACTACTGGGCGACGCTGGAGCGGCGGCCCGTGACCTCGCAGGACCCGCCCGGCACGGTCGCCGCCCGGCTGCCGGCCGGCCCGCCCGAGCACGGCGAGCCGGTGGAAGCCGTCCTCGCCGACCTGGACACCCTGATCACCCCCGAGCTGACCCACTGGCAGCACCCCGGCTTCTTCGGCTACTTCCCCGCCAACACCTCGGGGCCGAGCGTGCTGGGCGACCTGGTCAGCGCGGGGCTGGGCGTGCAGGGGATGCTCTGGGCCACCGGGCCGGCGTGCACCGAGTTGGAGACCGTGCTGCTGGACTGGCTCGCCGACCTGCTGGACCTGCCGAAGCGGTTCCGCTCCGGCACCGCGGGTGGCGGGGTGATCCAGGACTCGGCGTCCTCGGCGACGCTGGTGGCGACCCTGGTCGCGCTGCACCGCGCCGGCGGCGGCCGCTGGCGCGAGGTCGGCATCGACCGCCGCTACCGGGCCTACGCCTCCACCCAGGGCCATTCGTCCATCGAGAAGGCGGCGCGGATCGCCGGGCTGGGCGCCGAGGGCGTACGGCCGGTGGAGGTCGACCCGCGTACGCAGGCGATGTCTCCGGCGGCACTGCGCGCGGCGATCGAGGCGGACGTGGCCGCGGGCGTCGTGCCGGCGATCGTGGTGGCCACCGTCGGCACCACCTCCACGACCGCCATCGACCCGCTGCCGGAGATCGGCGCGATCTGCGCCGAGTACGGGATCTTCCTGCACGTTGACGCGGCGTACGCGGGGGCGGCGGCGGTCTGCCCCGAGCTGCGGTTCGGGCACGCCGGCCTGGAGTACGCCGACTCGTACTGCTTCGATCCGCACAAGTGGCTACTGACCGGCTTCGACTGCGACGCGTTCTGGGTGGCCGACACCGCGGAGCTGATCGAGGCGCTCAGCGTGCTGCCCGAGTACCTGCGCAACGCCGCCACCGAGTCCGGTGCGGTGATCGACTACCGGGACTGGCAGGTGCCGCTGGGCCGCCGGTTCCGGGCGCTGAAGCTGTGGTTCGTGCTGCGCTGGTACGGCGCCGAGGGGCTGCGGGCGCACATCCGCTCCGGCGTGGCCCTCGCCGCCCGGTTCGCCGACCGGGTACGCGCCGACGACCGGTTCACGCTGGTGGGCGCGCACCCGTACGCGCTGGTGTGCTTCCGCCTCGAGGCGGACGACGAGGTCAACGCGGAGCTGCTGGCCCGGGTGAACGCCACGGGTCGGGTGCACCTGACGCACACCCGGGTCAACGGCCGGTACACGCTGCGCCTGGCCGTCGGCTCCCCGCACACCACCGAGGTCCATGTCGACGAGGCGTGGACCCTCCTCACCGACGCCGCGAACGCCCTCCTCCCCCACTGA
- a CDS encoding Lrp/AsnC family transcriptional regulator, with translation MPLATNDVRRFADLDDTDRAILSELAADGRLPNNALAERVGVAPSTCLTRTRALRERGAIRGFHAEVDPAAVGLPLQALVSVRLTAHERAAVDAFRARSVRLPGVVAVFHVAGAEDYVLHVRAASADALRDFVLDHLAVDPAVLHTQTSLIFEQARGMG, from the coding sequence ATGCCCCTTGCGACGAATGATGTGCGGCGGTTCGCCGACCTGGACGACACCGACCGGGCGATCCTGTCGGAGCTGGCCGCCGATGGCCGGCTGCCGAACAACGCCCTCGCCGAGCGGGTCGGGGTGGCCCCCTCGACGTGCCTGACCCGCACCCGCGCCCTGCGGGAGCGCGGGGCGATCCGCGGGTTCCACGCGGAGGTGGATCCGGCGGCGGTGGGGCTGCCGTTGCAGGCGCTGGTGTCGGTGCGGTTGACCGCGCACGAGCGGGCGGCGGTGGACGCCTTCCGGGCCCGGTCCGTGCGGCTGCCGGGGGTGGTGGCGGTGTTCCACGTGGCGGGCGCGGAGGACTACGTGCTGCACGTACGGGCGGCCTCGGCGGACGCGCTGCGCGACTTCGTGCTGGACCATCTGGCCGTGGATCCGGCGGTGCTGCACACCCAGACGAGCCTGATCTTCGAGCAGGCGCGCGGCATGGGTTGA
- a CDS encoding sulfite exporter TauE/SafE family protein: MRKLLVLALVGLAAQLVDGALGMAYGLTSSTLLLLVGVAPAAASASVHLAEIGTTLAAGVSHWRFGNVDWRVVSRIALPGAVGAFAGATFLSSISTESAAPWMAGILFTLGAYLLVRFSRPLRTDRRGGRLRGRFLGPLGLVAGFVDATGGGGWGPVATPALLVSGRMEPRKVIGSVDTSEFVVAGAASLGFLIGLGSEGFLLPMVAALLIGGLIAAPIAAWLVRIVPAQLLGAAIGGVIVLTNARTLMRSADLDGPARPAVYALLAVAWVAALALAVRALLRTRRQRDVAATALAAVPPAAVPAEDRFPTPAAVSSGGDR, from the coding sequence GTGCGCAAGCTGCTGGTCCTCGCGCTGGTCGGGCTCGCCGCGCAACTCGTCGACGGCGCGCTCGGCATGGCGTACGGGCTGACCTCCTCCACGTTGCTGCTGCTCGTCGGGGTGGCGCCGGCCGCCGCGTCGGCGTCCGTGCACCTGGCCGAGATCGGCACCACGCTTGCCGCCGGGGTGTCGCACTGGCGGTTCGGCAACGTCGACTGGCGGGTCGTCTCCCGGATCGCCCTCCCCGGCGCAGTGGGCGCGTTCGCCGGCGCGACCTTCCTCAGCTCGATCTCCACCGAGTCGGCCGCCCCGTGGATGGCCGGCATCCTGTTCACCCTCGGCGCGTACCTGCTGGTGCGCTTCTCCCGGCCGCTGCGCACCGACCGGCGCGGCGGCCGGCTGCGGGGCCGCTTCCTGGGCCCGCTCGGCCTGGTCGCCGGCTTCGTCGACGCCACCGGCGGCGGTGGATGGGGCCCGGTCGCCACGCCGGCCCTGCTGGTCAGCGGGCGGATGGAGCCGCGCAAGGTGATCGGCTCGGTCGACACGTCCGAGTTCGTGGTCGCCGGCGCCGCCAGCCTCGGCTTCCTGATCGGCCTCGGCTCGGAGGGCTTCCTGCTGCCCATGGTCGCCGCGCTGCTCATCGGCGGCCTGATCGCCGCGCCGATCGCGGCCTGGCTCGTACGCATCGTTCCCGCCCAGCTGCTCGGCGCGGCGATCGGTGGCGTGATCGTGCTGACCAACGCCCGTACGCTGATGCGCTCGGCCGACCTCGACGGCCCGGCCCGACCGGCCGTCTACGCCCTGCTGGCCGTCGCCTGGGTCGCCGCCCTGGCGCTGGCCGTCCGGGCGCTGCTGCGTACCCGCCGCCAGCGCGACGTGGCCGCGACCGCCCTCGCGGCCGTCCCTCCGGCGGCTGTGCCGGCCGAGGACCGTTTCCCGACCCCGGCGGCCGTTTCCTCGGGCGGCGACCGCTAG
- a CDS encoding rhamnogalacturonan lyase family protein, translated as MPFTHRRVALLAAAAAAALVAGTLPTLTAAAAAAGCRVEHRITNQWPGGFGADVTVTNLGDPVNGWTLTWSYAAGQQVTQAWNAAVSQSGAQVTARNVDHNAVIATGASTAFGFNGSWTGSNPPPTSFALNGTACIGAAPTGGPTTPPPSSAPPTTPPPTTPPPTEPPAGAVQMEDLDRGLVSVRSGTGNLVSWRLLGTETTGVAFNLYRGATRVNSSPITGATNYLDGGAAADATYTVRAEVGGTEQAPSAAALQFPAGYLDVPLQVPPGGSTPSGESYTYSANDASVGDLDGDGDYEFVVKWEPSNAKDNSQSGYTGNVYVDAYTITGTRLWRVDLGRNIRAGAHYTQFQVYDYDGDGRAEVAMKTADGTRSGTGQVVGSATADHRNSSGYVLAGPEYLTMFDGRTGAVLSTVAYDPPRGTVSSWGDSYGNRVDRFLAATAYLDGRRPSLVMARGYYTRAVVAAWDFRDGTLRKRWTFDSNASGNGAAFGQGNHNLSVADVDADGRQEIVYGSATIDDDGRLRYATGFGHGDALHVGDLVPGRAGLEVFTIHESGNQPAADLHDARTGQVVWQRPNNGGAEGPGRGVAADIHAGSPGAEFWGAGTHMTDLYSATGTVVGRRPSSANFLAWWDGDPVRELLDGTRIDKYGTGGDTRLLTVSGVAANNGTKSNPALSADLFGDWREEVVWRTSDSRALRIYSTPTPTGTRIHTLMHDPQYRVAVAWQNTAYNQPPHPGFFLGDGMAAPPTPNVYLR; from the coding sequence ATGCCCTTCACCCATCGCCGCGTCGCGCTGCTCGCCGCAGCCGCCGCGGCCGCACTCGTCGCCGGTACGCTGCCCACCCTCACCGCCGCGGCGGCCGCCGCCGGTTGCCGCGTCGAGCACCGGATCACCAACCAGTGGCCCGGCGGCTTCGGCGCCGACGTCACCGTCACCAACCTGGGTGATCCGGTGAACGGCTGGACCCTGACCTGGTCGTACGCCGCCGGTCAGCAGGTCACCCAGGCGTGGAACGCCGCCGTCTCCCAGTCCGGTGCCCAGGTGACCGCCCGCAACGTCGACCACAACGCGGTGATCGCCACCGGCGCGAGCACCGCCTTCGGCTTCAACGGCTCGTGGACCGGGAGCAACCCGCCGCCGACCAGCTTCGCCCTCAACGGCACCGCCTGCATCGGCGCCGCACCCACCGGCGGCCCGACCACGCCGCCGCCGAGCAGTGCGCCGCCCACCACCCCGCCGCCCACGACCCCGCCGCCCACCGAGCCCCCGGCCGGGGCGGTGCAGATGGAGGACCTCGACCGGGGACTGGTCAGCGTCCGCTCCGGCACCGGCAACCTGGTCTCCTGGCGGCTGCTCGGCACCGAGACCACCGGGGTGGCGTTCAACCTCTACCGCGGTGCGACCAGGGTCAACAGCAGCCCGATCACCGGGGCCACCAACTACCTCGACGGCGGCGCGGCGGCGGACGCCACCTACACCGTGCGCGCCGAGGTCGGTGGCACGGAACAGGCCCCCTCCGCCGCCGCGCTCCAGTTCCCCGCCGGCTACCTCGACGTGCCGTTGCAGGTGCCGCCCGGCGGCAGCACGCCCAGCGGCGAGAGCTACACGTACTCCGCCAACGACGCCTCCGTCGGCGACCTCGACGGCGACGGCGACTACGAGTTCGTGGTCAAGTGGGAGCCGTCGAACGCCAAGGACAACTCCCAGTCCGGCTACACCGGCAACGTGTACGTCGACGCGTACACCATCACCGGCACCCGGCTGTGGCGCGTCGACCTGGGCCGCAACATCCGCGCCGGGGCCCACTACACCCAGTTCCAGGTGTACGACTACGACGGCGACGGCCGCGCCGAGGTGGCCATGAAGACCGCCGACGGCACCCGCTCCGGCACCGGCCAGGTCGTCGGCTCCGCCACCGCCGACCACCGCAACTCCAGCGGGTACGTCCTCGCCGGCCCCGAGTACCTGACCATGTTCGACGGCCGCACCGGCGCGGTCCTCTCCACCGTCGCCTACGACCCGCCGCGCGGCACGGTCTCCTCCTGGGGCGACAGCTACGGCAACCGGGTCGACCGCTTCCTCGCCGCCACCGCCTACCTCGACGGGCGGCGCCCGTCACTGGTGATGGCCCGCGGCTACTACACCCGGGCGGTCGTGGCGGCCTGGGACTTCCGCGACGGCACCCTGCGCAAGCGGTGGACCTTCGACTCGAACGCCTCGGGCAACGGCGCCGCCTTCGGTCAGGGCAACCACAACCTCTCCGTCGCCGACGTCGACGCCGACGGGCGGCAGGAGATCGTGTACGGATCGGCCACCATCGACGACGACGGCCGCCTGAGGTACGCCACCGGCTTCGGCCACGGCGACGCCCTGCACGTCGGCGACCTCGTCCCCGGCCGCGCCGGCTTGGAGGTCTTCACCATCCACGAGTCCGGCAACCAGCCGGCGGCCGACCTGCACGACGCCCGCACCGGCCAGGTCGTCTGGCAGCGACCGAACAACGGGGGAGCGGAGGGCCCCGGCCGGGGCGTCGCCGCCGACATCCACGCCGGCAGCCCCGGCGCCGAGTTCTGGGGCGCCGGCACCCACATGACGGACCTCTACAGCGCCACCGGAACCGTCGTCGGGCGCCGGCCGTCCTCGGCGAACTTCCTCGCCTGGTGGGACGGCGACCCGGTACGGGAGCTGCTCGACGGCACCCGGATCGACAAGTACGGCACCGGCGGCGACACCCGACTGCTCACCGTGAGCGGCGTAGCGGCGAACAACGGCACCAAGTCCAACCCGGCGCTCTCCGCCGACCTGTTCGGCGACTGGCGCGAGGAGGTCGTCTGGCGCACCAGCGACAGCCGCGCCCTGCGGATCTACAGCACGCCCACGCCCACCGGCACCCGGATCCACACGCTCATGCACGACCCGCAGTACCGGGTGGCGGTCGCCTGGCAGAACACCGCCTACAACCAGCCCCCGCACCCGGGCTTCTTCCTCGGCGACGGCATGGCCGCCCCGCCCACGCCCAACGTCTACCTGCGGTGA